The DNA region cgctcctcctccatcaTCTTGGATGTTTgtgctcctcttcctcatcttcttcctcttcttctcatTTCCTTTGTCTTGGTTTCAGAAGTAATTTTCGAGGCACTTCTTGTCTGCGTTCTGGGAGCAATTGAGCTTCATCATCTTATTGTAAACACtactagtttgtttttttaataaaacgtgATTGTTTTAGTCTGATATGTGTTGAATGTGATCCTCTGACCAGTTACTCTTGGTCTCCACTAAGACACATGTATGAAATGCGATGCATGAAATGGTTTCTCAGCGCTGTAGGTCACTTGAGTTTCTCTGCAGGTGATGAGAGTGATATAAATAAGAGCCGGTGGCGGACGTGGAGAGGTCACACGGACTCTGTGTCGTTGCTCTGCTTCCTCTGGCGAATGTGTCATGAGACGAGGATGGTTCGCCCGGCCAACGCTTCAGCGCCGCCTGCGTCCTCGTCGGCAAAGTCGTAAAAATAGACGGGGTCTGTGCGGCCCACGGGAGACACAGAAACGGGAAAAGAGACCGAATCGCTGTCCGCAAAAATAGATATCAGAGAGATTGTCAGGGGGAAGGTGAGATTAAACGGATAACTAcatcaacaaacacacaaacaagaagaACATCCTCAGACCTGACTCAATCATTCAGGCTTCTGATGACACAGCCCGTAATACTGATCATTTTTAGCTctcagctttttattttatgttgatgatgatgatgatgatgatgattattattattattaataataatagtaatagtgcTGTAAGTCACAtccaaatttttatatatatatatatatatatttactgctTAGTCCATTTtgaacgattaatcacatccaaaatataaagttttgcttaaaatagataggaatatatatacattttttaatatataaatatatatatatatatatatatatatatatatatatatatatatatatatatatatatatatatatatatatatatatatatatatataaattcataaatattcctatttatatatatatacacacatacattatatatatatatatatatatatatatatatatatatagtgtgtgtgtgtgtaaacacatgcatgtatatatttaagacaaatgtgaacattttggatgtgattaatcattcaaaataagcacgaaataatagaaaatatagtaaaaacagtaaaaaatgttaatgatgaaaattctgtcaaatactaatatatttgttattttttaataataaatactattgtTAATGATGATGTTTAAAcagataatttaattaatctataaaatgctttatttgttatttgtttacataggattatgatcattttaatttgtataaataaaatattaatatattgatgattttaaaattttatagtaagtacacacaaacacacacaaaaacacaaaattcgTTATCAtagatatttgaattatttcaaaatgaacctAAATATTCATCTTAAATATTAAGTcttaaaatggctaaaataagTACTGAACTAAATCATATTCCTGTTTCCCGTTGAGCTTTCACTGAAAGTGAATAAACACTCGTAATAACCGCTGGCGCTGGTGATGTGTTGGTAAGTGAGCGGTTAGTTAACTGTACTCCTCAAAGTCAAGCAGCCTCCGTCAGCGAGGAGAACTAAACAGGACCTGACAGTTTTGGGCTAGACAGCCCTGATTTTTGGGCATCTTTCCCTCTTTTGCTCTCTCGCGTCTCGCTCTGGATTGTGTACGGCACGCACACCCCGCCAGTTGTTgatttcccagcatgctctgaGACAGACCAGTGGCGGAGCACAGCTCGCCATAACCTACCAGAACGCATCCTCGCTAACCGGCGCCGTCTTTGCTTCTCGTGTGGTTTGTGTGAATGCTAGGCGAGCGTTCCTGATGTCGTCTGAGAGCAGACGTGGCTAAAGGCTCGTGCGGCTCAGCACAAACGGCAGGGTTGGTTTTTATAAACCCGAGCTGACAGGATGATGCCGGGTTAGTTATTGTCTGTTGCAGACACAGAGCATCTCATAATTTACACACATTCAGTGTTTCTGAAAGCTCACCGAAGCTGCGTTTAGTTTATTGAAAATACGGTAAAAACGGGTCAATATTAGTGCAATTTAAAACGATGCTTTCCTGCAGGGAATATActctaaaatgtgtttgtgcCTGTGATCTAAGCGGAATTTTCagtgtgatgcattttatttttctagatTTCTAGGGAggaaaaaaagccatttatttgaaatagtaaatattgagacattataaatgttttactgacacttgtgatcaatttaatgcagccttaattcaaataaatatttcatgtgtgtgtgtgtgtgtatatatatatatatatatatatatatatatatatatatatatatatatatatatatatatatatatatatatatatattttaaaagaaaaatacatatatatatatataaatatatatatatatataaattaaattaattttatataataatattagttatatataataataataattgaattaatgtctatctctctctatatatatatatatatatatatatatatatatatatatatataaagtatacacacacacacacacatataaacatatgcatatattactAACCACATTTcagtttgacttttttattatatcagttaataagAGCTGAAATGTCATAAACGGTCTGCTGAAGATTAGGGCTATAGTGCATCATACATACTATTTTAATGGTATTTTGACCTTTTTGGTGCTGCTTTgtagacaaaaatgaaaatcagcatgttttccctgaaataaatgaacctgagttttagaaaataatttattttgaagccGTCCGTGTAGTTTGTCTTTTGGCTTGGTTCTGTCCTCTGACCCGCGGGTCTGGACCCAGCTCTGCTCTGTTTGGGTTCGGTCCTGTCCGGTCCTCTCAGCGTCAGCCGCTCCGAGCCGCCGGCCCGTCTGAGGAGACGCCGGAGGGGGTTTGTGGGAGGCGTCCCAATCCAGGACCGCCACTTCGGATCAGGATCGAGTCGGGAGGGTCCCCGTGCAGACGGGACCGTGAGCTCCCAGCGTGCCGGTCGGACGCTCTGCTCTTTAACTGTGTGTTTGATACGAGGAAGGTGAGATGAAGGCGTTATCAGAGCGGGGGGATGATCTCGTGTCTGTCTTACAGGCTCCGTGAAGCCGCTGACGCCACAGAAAGAGACGCTCGGGACAGACTTACTCTCAGGTGAGTTCACCCTGCTTGATCTCCTACAGAGTTCAGTGTCCTCTTTAGTCCACAGTGTAGTCTAGGACTGGAGGAGACCGTCTGATCTGCTGCTGGCCGCTTGACCTGTTTATGGCGTGGTTTAGGGGAAGCTTGTTCTCGTGCAATTTACAGATCTAGAGAAAAACCCAGcggaagaaaaaaatcagtgtGAGTGGATAAAAATGGCTCTccatacagttttattttagagtaaaaaaatattttatttaacagacatagatttatttttttttttgctaaatgtaatctttcttttgactatatatatatatatatatatatatatatatatatatatatatatatatatatattattagttattatttattagtaaatctaaatatatagagagagatctttttgttttagtactgttgtgtttctttttaaatctttttagaCCTTTCTTTCATcgctttagttttatttaaatgtattttgtaataataataataatattattaatatgaaaaataaatacttttgttaAAATGCTATAATTGTTTACATAggatgataataacaataataataattaaaatttgtataaataaaatataaaaatattagcatttagtttttactggtaattcattatttttagttaccaaacatatttttgttttcttatttttaataagtacacacacacacacacacactaattaataatattatggGATATTTCAACCTATTCTCAGTGGCCGCCATGTTGTTCGTTATCAtagatatttgaattatttcaaaatatacctAAATATTCCTATAATACCAATATTTAGTTCAGTTTAGTTTTGTCGTGAACACATTAGCACACGCATGTAAACCTTTTTGTATCCGCTAAACCAAGATAAGCTCCGGGCGTCTTCACAAACACTGCTAATAAACCACTTCCTTATGGATGAACCGCTTTGAGAGTTGCTTCGGATGCAGACCTGTGCCGAATGAGTAAGAGTTGATGTAAATCGCGCGTGAAGTCCTTCCTCACCAGTGTTTATTGTCGGCCAGATGGAGGACGTTTTCCGCTTTACTGTACAAGATGCTCTAGATTAGGAGAGAACAGACTGCGGATGGAAACTGAGACAACTTCTAGCTGAAATGCTGGTTTGTAACTGGTTGCCGTGACGATAGGCTGGGTGTTTCTGGGGGATGTTTCAGGTTGTTTGTCTGTTCGTCTCCTTTCACTAGTAATAAGCGGCtgctctctccgtctctctctagACTCGGCGTCTGGTTTTCCTCCGCAGATGATGGACAGCAGCCCGATGACCGCCTTCACAGGTGACCACAACCAGTCCAGCGCAAATTATACTTTACTGACGGTGGGAAATAGTCATGCAAGTTATCTTTattgtcaataataataataataaactcaataattgtaatgcatttcattataaTACTACAGGATCTTCTACcgtgttttattaatattttagctaTAGTGATAgcgttaatttattgttattaatcttattataaaaatatatgtaagtttaaatgtttatattgaaataatgCGTATTTTTATAACagattaataattataataaatgctaaatagaaacaaatataacaatGGTATTTCAGCTAagtatttctaataaatattactaataatgataaaaaagtatatatatatataatttatattatatatatttatatttatataaattatatatatatatatatatatatatatatatatatatacatacatatatatatatatatatatatatatatatatatatacacacacacacatatatatatatatatatatatatatatatatatatatatatatatatatatatatatatatacacacacacacacacacacacacacacacacatatatatatatatatatatatatatatatatatatacacacacacacacatatatatgtagtatTACAGTGAGGTACAGttcacattataaaataataaaagaattacaTAGAATTACAGAACAGTTGTCTTCATCTTTAGTAATTTAagtgtgttgtgtttatatatagaaaGTGCTTTGAAAATCATTATTCTAATGTGATCGAGCTGATTTCCGGCTCGCTCATTAATTATCCTCTTTTATTTGTTCAGCATCATCTTGTTGAATCTTTCTCCGGCCATTAATTAGATTTACTCAAATTTTACGTCCAGCAAAACAACACCTCTAATTACCCCTGACCACATCTACTGCACATCTCACGTCTCCTCCTCCCGCGCTTCCTGTTTTGAATGCGATCCACATCTGTCTGCGGTAGTTACTTTGGTTCTAGATGTTGGGGAAACTTTAAGGCGTTGTGTGGCGACAAAACAAAACCTCCATCCGCGGCTGAGTGCTGAGGAATAAAGACTTGGTTTGATGTAACCTGCAGCTTTTATTCTGCGCTCTAATGGGCCGCATTAGTACTAATGGCGGTAATGAAAATGAGCGTGAATTCATTAGCAGGGTAAATAAACGGGCCTGTTTCTCTCTGGAAAGACGATGGCTGACGGTGGCGCTGGTGTGAAGGGGCTCTAGGGAGGTGATGAGTCACGCTCACATCAGAATTCAGCTCAGATACGAGGACTTCACCACCTGTTACAGACAGAAACATGCATGCGTCTGATGAGCGTCTGTGACCGATAGTTACAGCTGTTACAGCTTCTTTAACATCATACAGCCATGTCTGGATCATATTTCACTCCAAAACagagataaaaatatattttatttcccaattacagctttttgtttttagaccattaagatttatttaaatatacacacacacatttgtttatatatatatatatatacacatattattgtatataatatcattattattattgtatttttatttaaatgttacgtttatttattcattatttttggggtttttttgcgtTGTGACATTCAGCAGCCAAGTATTTATAATCtattcaataaatataatgtaattaatactgTGAATTTTGTTCGTTTACACTTCTTTTAacaaataatgttatatatgaaatatttgtatttgtttatttttttagtctggatcatatttcacaaactatatatatatatatatatatatatatatatatatatatatatatatatatcttttactTATCCATTacagctttttattttcagaccattaggatttatttatttataaatatatacatttgtgtatgtgtgtgtttatgtatttataatttattagcatttttttaaatcaataaataaattattatttttttttttgtcgttgtgACATTCGACAGCCaaatatttatacttaattatatttaataaatataatgtaattaatactgTGAattcttcatatttatttatttatttatttgtttgtttgtttacgcttaagttattttacttaattttaacaaataatgttatatattcaatatttatttatttatttatattttaattctagATATTACCTTGACCAAACTCAAATACATAGTAGAATGGAGTAAACATGAATCTGAAGCCTTGTATCTGTCTTTGATCTGTATATATAGACATGTATCTGTCTTTGACCCCGTAGGTTTGTCTGAAGCCGGCGTCATGTCGGCGGTGATCACAGGTGCCGCTCCTTTCCAGACAGAAAGAGCGTCTGGTTTGGCCGGAGCGCAGGAGCCGCCAGCTGCTCAGGCCACCGAAGCCCCCAAAACACCCGCCGGACCCCTGTCAGCCACGGCCCCCAAGAGCCCACGGGACGCATCTGCAGGTAGAGAACACAGATCTGCATGAAAACACCAGGATGTTGAGGTGTGTCGGAGACATGTTTAACGTGGATTTATCTTTCGATAAAGCAGCGACGTTTGTTGCATGTAATCGTCTTCTAATTCTGTCCATCTCTTTAGTGCGTTCCGCTCATGTACTCCCCGTGTGCTCTGTATCAGGGATTATGGGATTCCTACAGGAGCCCCCGTGGAGTAAATATCTAATCTAGCAGTAATTAAAGTTAAGGCTGTCCACTAGGGGGCGCAGTAACGAGTGCTAGACTGAGTTACATTATCAGTTGTCAAAGCTAGTCGGATCCGTCCATTCTGGTATCGCAGGGGCCTTCAGGGCTTCGCCGCTGTATGGGGTTAATACAGAGCAGCTGAGACCCAGAGCCGTGCCGCTGGTTTATATCAGGCTCAAGAACCGTGTTCCGCCAGGTTTGACGCTCAGGGCTGAGTGCGGATGTGAAAGCGGTGCGTTACAGACCTAACAGATGGAGGGTGAGACCTGTGGAGTCATGCATGAGTCAGTTCTCAAGAGCCTCATCATTAAATCACACGGATGAACATGAGGTTTTTGACATCATAAGCTTTCTTATAATAGCGCATGAGATTTTCTTCTGTGCCGTGTATACatttactctttattttgaagaatgtgggcAATCAAACGGTTGACGGCGGCCGTTGACTTccactgtgtttattttattccataCTTTGGAAGAGTATGGCTACAGTCTGGTtgtcttttttgtgttcaacagaacaaAGAACGCATGCATGCTTGAAACAGCTTGAAGGTTAGTAAATGTTGACAggtctttcttttttgggtgaactacccttTTAACGGtcccataatgcattgcacTCCCACAGGTTCACCCCTATTAGTCTGAAGAGCACAGATCCATCTGTGCGGTTTGTCTGAGCTTGTCATATCAGCACAGCTTGTCAAGAACATTTTGCTAATGTTCCCTTTAAGTTATTTCTGTATCTCTGCGTGTTTATGCATGCAcgcatttatgttttaaaaacttgtttcggtaatgcacatttttacagtttttatgtagtgctgtcaaatgattaatcaattGCAatccaaataaaagttttcgtTTGCATTATGTATGTGAGtgttgtgtgcatttattatgtgtatatatatatatatatatatatatatatatatatatatatatatatatacacatgtacaaatatataaatacaaatgttatgtttatttattgaatatatttggATATGATAGAAATATcaacagaaatatatacacttaaatattttcagaatatatgatgtatatgtgtacatatacataaaaaaagacacacatatatatatatatatatatatatatatatatatatatatatatatataaataatgtaaagaattattcgtttgacagcactagttttaaGATTTAGACAGCATTATGAAAATGGTACTTTTATTTGTtctatgaacatttttaaacaatttttttaaaaactacacaacagaaatgcattggataatgtaaaaatagaatTCTATGCTAGTTTCAAGAGCATTGTTAAATATCGAATAACTCTAAATGAGTGTTCTGTTAATGTTACTTGCACGTTTAAGAGAACCTCGCCACAACGTTTCTGGGAACTTTCCCAGTCTGAGGACAAAGACATGTGGGTCAGTCATGCTTGccatttattatacaaaaaaaatctccctGCATTACTGTGTTCATGTGCATATTCTGACCCCACAAATCATCTGCTCGTTACTTCTGATAGAGCGGAGTAGACCTTGTAAACAAATGAGTTCTGCTTGACCTCAGTTGCCCAGTCTGCTTCATGCAAATCTTCTGCAAATGACTTTCATTGTCTTTCACAACGAACTTCTTGTCCAAGGCTTAAGAAGTGACACTTTATAagaataatatgatttttgtttttgcatcttGAACGTTTTTTTGAGGACAAATCTCCCTGTGCAGTAAGCCAAAATGCATCCATATTCAATCTGAATATCTTAAATAGAagtagattattattatttttttttttttttgcagtacattaaagtttattttagtaCTGTTTACAATTTTTCATCAGTAGTTATGGTTGACATCATTACAGCACCTTAATTGAAAATTTTTCAAGCACATCTCTAAATTAACTGCTTCATTGTAGAAATCAAACATTTACGAGGTGTTTTATGTAATAGTTTTTGCAATATTGTGTATCGCACTGTAATTGAAATGTCGCCCAAAGAGCCTCCATTGTTGCAACTATCCATTCCTAAAGCAATCAAAAAACTATGCATGCTTTTGCTGTCCTCTATCTTGTGCTACATGCACATACTGGTTagtattttaaagtatgttCAAAAATTGATTGTAAGATTCATCAGATGGTTTAGCGAATGTGTGAGAGAGCTTAAAAGGGAGTTAGCGCTGCTCTAATTTCAATTCTTCTTTGCATACGAGGTGTCTTTGGTGACCGCTGGTCCGATGAGGCCGGCGTTCCAACTGACCTGCCCTTCACGCCCAGCGTTTCCACTGTTATCAGTCGACACGCCGGTCCTCTCGTAGAGAGCAGCCCACATGAAACAGCTGACCCTCAGTGGTCGCCGAGAGATAGCGGGCCGGGAGAGGCGGAGGAAAGAGAAGGTGAAGGATCCGACCGCAAgaaggaaaagaagaagaaaaagcgGAGACCCAGGGACGAGGTGTACGACTTCCCCACGGAAATGCAGAGCGAAAGTGCTTTATCCGACAGCCCCCTTCAGCCGTCTCCCCGCAAGGAACGAGACAGAGACGGAGGCTGGGAAGACGGAGGCCGCTTTGGTGGAAGAGTCAAGAAGCCGAAAAGCCGTAAGAAGATTCCTGAGGAATGGGCGGTCCATGCAGAGCCCTTCGTCCCTGCGTCGGCTTGCATGCCTCAAATGGATTTCTCCAAATCGTCAGTTGAAGCAGACAGTGGACTGGTGTCTCTTTCTGAGGACTTCACCGATGAGAGTCTCATTCCTATGTCTCTTACCCAAGATCTTCTATCCCTCACAGCCACTTCCCCAACGTCTTCAAGTAGTCTTGAACATGCAAAGTCTCCCGGCCGAGCCCCTGATTTATCCCCCTTTTCCAAGTCATCCGGATTCCAAGATATCCTCATGGAAAAAGAAGATCTTCTTGCTTCCGACACTCAGCCTTTCGTCTCTCCTGGTGCGACCTTCGAGGAAGCAATCTTTGGACAAGATCACACCTTTGCCGCCCAAGAATCACCATTAAACAGCGGACCCCAGGCGTCCACCCCTGGAAGCACTTGTTTTGTGCCCCCAATGGAAGCACTGATCTCGGCGCCGCCGTTTTCTCCATCTGGACCTGCGTGGTCTCTTAATAACCACAGTCAACCCTTTGATCTCGAAGGTGTTGGCTTCGAGACCCCGGCTGCTGCACCTCTGCCTTCGCCAAAGAGCAAATCCCCAAAGGAGTCCAAACCCAAACAAGGCAAGAAGCCCGGCTCTTCCTCATCGAAGAGTCCGAGCTCCCCTGAAGCGAAGTTGGCGTCTCCCCAGAACTCGGGTCTGAATCCCGCCGCTCCGCCGTTCTTCCCCAGTTTTGCAGAACCCCGGGAGCTCAAAGCAGGAGCGCTCTTCACTTTGGAAGGTTTGTCGTTTGGGAAGTGGATCCACGTAATGCATGGCTGAGTGGATTCCAATCCTGGGCTTGAGTGATTTAAACCGCGCACCGCAATAACTAACACATCACCCGTCCGCTGGAAGCAAGGGTCAGGGTTCGCTCGAAGCGAGCTGGCTTGGTTTTTTGCTTGGGTGTTTCTTCCACAATAAATGGCCGACTGTGTAAACAAGCAAGACTCCCCCTTCCTCCCCATTAACCTTGTGATTCAGGGTGTACTCTACTAATCCAAATGCTTTGGTTTGCAGTTTGTCGAGGAGGCGTTGTTGTTCCCTCACAATTTTGCATCTCTGCTGTtgtgatttgtttcttataCTAGCACTGGTGGCACCTAACAGTGatactcttctctctctgtttcccaCCACCCCTTCACATTTCTCTTCTAGCGACTTTTAGAGTCAATATGACCCAACCTTGTCACTTTTTGAGTCCATAAAAAGTACAATTCAGTTGTaagtgatatattttttttctttctttttttttcttttctatgttCCATGACATCATCTGTTGCAACACACCAATTAGGTAAGTCAGCATTTCTTTAGTTATTTCTTTCTCTGTATGTTGTCTATTGTAAGTGCATTGTGTAACGTCTATCGTTCATAACGTCCTATACTTACCATTTATTGCTGTAGCAGTCTCATGGCTTTATATTCTGCGTGTGATGTCATTACCAGACACCCAATAGTGACTTGAGGCTTCAGAGCAAATAAAGGTCATTATTTGATTGTGAAAGTTGGCGGTTTGAGGC from Puntigrus tetrazona isolate hp1 chromosome 24, ASM1883169v1, whole genome shotgun sequence includes:
- the LOC122330003 gene encoding microtubule-associated protein 4 isoform X4; the protein is MADLSLTDALTDGVPQPDVENMVERDFVATLEAETFDDQVGETVDKASYVPLLDNDGKDSASGFPPQMMDSSPMTAFTGLSEAGVMSAVITGAAPFQTERASGLAGAQEPPAAQATEAPKTPAGPLSATAPKSPRDASAEQRTHACLKQLEGVFGDRWSDEAGVPTDLPFTPSVSTVISRHAGPLVESSPHETADPQWSPRDSGPGEAEEREGEGSDRKKEKKKKKRRPRDEVYDFPTEMQSESALSDSPLQPSPRKERDRDGGWEDGGRFGGRVKKPKSRKKIPEEWAVHAEPFVPASACMPQMDFSKSSVEADSGLVSLSEDFTDESLIPMSLTQDLLSLTATSPTSSSSLEHAKSPGRAPDLSPFSKSSGFQDILMEKEDLLASDTQPFVSPGATFEEAIFGQDHTFAAQESPLNSGPQASTPGSTCFVPPMEALISAPPFSPSGPAWSLNNHSQPFDLEGVGFETPAAAPLPSPKSKSPKESKPKQGKKPGSSSSKSPSSPEAKLASPQNSGLNPAAPPFFPSFAEPRELKAGALFTLEENSEKNKPEVNKMDAVQKFDDFNVFSKTDKDQKMETMEEKDKTVHTDKQTTKGENTEALEKIKDVDVAKSEKTYKDEVVHKVEMPVKVEKIEPLEKSTKDEPEGADKVEKTVDRNVMIEKIDSSPKVEKEKMEPVEKVEPKTEEAKVVESKKEEKVEEKKSDQKDREEQVKEVEKEEAEQKTEQGKTEKDKVEQKTEKTEPAVKKPAKAEKDEKAKKPAAKASAAKPAVTNGAPGKDLTSPDKKTKPVSGATKPSSAKPRPSSASSAAAPPKRSAPTSAASAPAPLSKKAPVPKAPAPAAGTKRPATAPTRPSTASSSVTREVKPKTVAEKRPPVPKAAVAPTRPAAPAPRSTAAPRPSASASAARGPVTKTESKPGDEKKPSTRKLQMLPAPSRLL
- the LOC122330003 gene encoding proteoglycan 4 isoform X5; amino-acid sequence: MADLSLTDALTDGVPQPDVENMVERDFVATLEAETFDDQVGETVDKASYVPLLDNDGKGLSEAGVMSAVITGAAPFQTERASGLAGAQEPPAAQATEAPKTPAGPLSATAPKSPRDASAEQRTHACLKQLEGVFGDRWSDEAGVPTDLPFTPSVSTVISRHAGPLVESSPHETADPQWSPRDSGPGEAEEREGEGSDRKKEKKKKKRRPRDEVYDFPTEMQSESALSDSPLQPSPRKERDRDGGWEDGGRFGGRVKKPKSRKKIPEEWAVHAEPFVPASACMPQMDFSKSSVEADSGLVSLSEDFTDESLIPMSLTQDLLSLTATSPTSSSSLEHAKSPGRAPDLSPFSKSSGFQDILMEKEDLLASDTQPFVSPGATFEEAIFGQDHTFAAQESPLNSGPQASTPGSTCFVPPMEALISAPPFSPSGPAWSLNNHSQPFDLEGVGFETPAAAPLPSPKSKSPKESKPKQGKKPGSSSSKSPSSPEAKLASPQNSGLNPAAPPFFPSFAEPRELKAGALFTLEENSEKNKPEVNKMDAVQKFDDFNVFSKTDKDQKMETMEEKDKTVHTDKQTTKGENTEALEKIKDVDVAKSEKTYKDEVVHKVEMPVKVEKIEPLEKSTKDEPEGADKVEKTVDRNVMIEKIDSSPKVEKEKMEPVEKVEPKTEEAKVVESKKEEKVEEKKSDQKDREEQVKEVEKEEAEQKTEQGKTEKDKVEQKTEKTEPAVKKPAKAEKDEKAKKPAAKASAAKPAVTNGAPGKDLTSPDKKTKPVSGATKPSSAKPRPSSASSAAAPPKRSAPTSAASAPAPLSKKAPVPKAPAPAAGTKRPATAPTRPSTASSSVTREVKPKTVAEKRPPVPKAAVAPTRPAAPAPRSTAAPRPSASASAARGPVTKTESKPGDEKKPSTRKLQMLPAPSRLL